The genomic window TCACCGCCGTGCCCGGAAGGAACGTCGCCCCCTCCGAAACGGCCGCCTCGATCTCCCACGCGAACGCCGGCATCGCCTCCCTGGACTCGACGCAGACGATCGTCACTTCCGACGCCCCCATCCGGAGGGCGCACCGGGCCGCGTCGATCGCGACGTTCCCGCCGCCGATCACGACGACCCGTCCGCGGATCCGCGGAAACCGGCGTTCACGAACGCGCACGAGAAACGAAAGCGCGTCGTGGAATCCCTGATCCTCCCCTCCCGCGGAAGGCAGCCGCAGCGCTTCGCGGGCTCCCACGGCGATCAGGACGGCGTCGAACCCCTCCGCCGCGAGGGAAGAGAACGTCACGTCCTTGCCGAAGGTGATCCCACCCCGGAAGCGCACTCCCCGGGCAAGGATCCGCGTCACGTCCGCGAGGAGGGCGTCCGCGGGAAACCGGAACTCCGCCGCGCCGTACCGCATCATCCCGCCGGGTTCCCCGTACGGATCGAACACCGTGACGATGCCCCCGAGCCGCGCGAGCGTGTCGGCGGCCGACAACCCGGACGCGCCGGCACCGACGACCGCCACCCTGGGCCCGCGGACCCCTCCGGTTTCCCCGGAAGGCGGGGGGATCCCCGCCGCGTACCCGAGGTCCGCCGCGTACCGCTTGATCGCCATGATGGAAATCGGCGCCCCGAACTCGTTGCGCACGCACTTCTGCTCGCACGGATGGGGACAGGCGCGGCCGCAGAACGCGGCGAACGGGAGCTTGTCGTGCACCAGCGCCAGCGCCTCGAGCGGCCGCCCCTCGCGCACGAGGGCGATGTAGTCCGGAACACGGATATGGGCCGGGCAGGCGCTTTCGCACGGAGCCACCACATCGTGGGGGCCGCGCCGCGCGTCGACATACGCCATCCACC from Deltaproteobacteria bacterium includes these protein-coding regions:
- a CDS encoding FAD-dependent oxidoreductase; this translates as MDSLRPENLLRSGYKDCVLCEVLRPGEEKRCRDCSGRLDQRDRLLWEIRRERIRKTAGVLSLVYPGLGHLYSGRIAYGVFWAALLPLSLGLVLNVGSGITFGHGFLLAEAGLIWWMAYVDARRGPHDVVAPCESACPAHIRVPDYIALVREGRPLEALALVHDKLPFAAFCGRACPHPCEQKCVRNEFGAPISIMAIKRYAADLGYAAGIPPPSGETGGVRGPRVAVVGAGASGLSAADTLARLGGIVTVFDPYGEPGGMMRYGAAEFRFPADALLADVTRILARGVRFRGGITFGKDVTFSSLAAEGFDAVLIAVGAREALRLPSAGGEDQGFHDALSFLVRVRERRFPRIRGRVVVIGGGNVAIDAARCALRMGASEVTIVCVESREAMPAFAWEIEAAVSEGATFLPGTAV